One genomic segment of Vulgatibacter sp. includes these proteins:
- the hpt gene encoding hypoxanthine phosphoribosyltransferase: MQFAEMVEVMLSREELAARVRELGEQITRDFAGKELVMVGVLKGSFVFFADLVRSVDLPLRTDFLSVSSYGGSNTESTGVVKFTQDLSRPIAGQHVILVEDIVDTGLTMKYLLENLQTRHPASLSVCSLLEKPERAKVEIDICYKGFTIPDAFVVGYGLDYDERYRNLPFLGVLKQP, encoded by the coding sequence ATGCAGTTTGCAGAGATGGTCGAAGTGATGCTCTCCCGCGAGGAGCTCGCCGCCAGGGTGCGGGAGCTGGGCGAGCAGATCACCCGCGATTTCGCCGGCAAGGAGCTGGTGATGGTGGGGGTGCTCAAGGGCTCCTTCGTCTTCTTCGCGGATCTGGTCCGCTCGGTCGACCTGCCCCTGCGCACCGACTTCCTCTCGGTCTCCTCCTACGGCGGCAGCAACACCGAGAGCACCGGGGTGGTGAAGTTCACCCAGGATCTCTCGCGCCCGATCGCCGGGCAGCACGTGATCCTGGTCGAGGACATCGTCGACACCGGCCTGACCATGAAATACCTGCTCGAGAACCTGCAGACCCGCCACCCGGCCTCCCTGTCCGTCTGCTCGCTGCTCGAGAAGCCGGAACGTGCGAAGGTGGAGATCGACATTTGCTACAAGGGCTTCACCATCCCCGACGCCTTCGTGGTGGGCTACGGCCTCGACTACGACGAGCGCTACCGGAATCTCCCCTTCCTCGGGGTCCTGAAGCAGCCGTGA
- the spoVG gene encoding septation regulator SpoVG, translating to MEITEVRVFPVNEDKLKAYVTITLDNCFVVRDLKVIHGNTGLFIAMPAKRRKDGSFKDIAHPLNSETRERMEQMILEEYERELGRSEGEPLRVAAGSHDL from the coding sequence ATGGAGATCACCGAGGTCCGGGTCTTCCCGGTCAACGAAGACAAGCTCAAGGCCTACGTCACCATCACGCTCGACAACTGCTTCGTCGTTCGCGACCTCAAGGTGATCCACGGAAATACGGGTCTCTTCATCGCGATGCCGGCGAAACGGCGAAAAGACGGCTCCTTCAAGGACATCGCCCACCCGCTCAACAGCGAGACCCGCGAGCGGATGGAACAGATGATCCTCGAGGAGTACGAGCGCGAGCTGGGCCGCTCCGAGGGCGAACCCCTCCGCGTGGCTGCCGGGTCGCACGACCTCTGA
- a CDS encoding 4-(cytidine 5'-diphospho)-2-C-methyl-D-erythritol kinase encodes MRRYEVIAPAKVNLTLDVLARRSDGFHEIASLFAPITLADRLEVAVGGDGIAVAVPGHPELEGDGNLCAKAARAFAARTGLETSVQVTLHKQVPVAAGLGGGSSDAAAVLRCLARHHQLPVADVRIQAAALDVGSDVPFFLRCEPAIARGRGELLAPAPQLPPLYLLVIKPPFGVSAAEAYRALASMRGEGRLPAGREKPIPASIPDAAALVRLLRNDLEAPVASLHPIAGIKARLLAAGAPAALMSGSGSCVFGLFGRPSDREICSKSIRLLPGEALFTAETLQAAPGLAET; translated from the coding sequence GTGCGCCGCTACGAAGTCATCGCTCCCGCCAAGGTCAACCTCACCCTCGACGTCCTCGCCCGCCGCAGCGACGGCTTCCACGAGATCGCCTCGCTCTTCGCCCCCATCACCCTCGCCGACAGGCTCGAGGTGGCCGTCGGCGGCGACGGGATCGCGGTGGCGGTCCCGGGACACCCCGAGCTCGAGGGGGACGGCAACCTCTGCGCGAAGGCGGCCCGGGCCTTCGCCGCCCGGACCGGCCTCGAGACCTCCGTGCAGGTCACCCTCCACAAGCAGGTGCCGGTGGCGGCGGGCCTCGGCGGCGGCTCCTCCGACGCTGCGGCGGTGCTGCGCTGCCTCGCCCGCCACCACCAGCTCCCCGTCGCCGACGTGCGAATCCAGGCAGCTGCCCTCGACGTGGGCAGCGACGTCCCCTTCTTCCTCCGCTGCGAGCCCGCGATCGCCCGTGGCAGGGGCGAGCTCCTCGCGCCGGCGCCGCAGCTCCCGCCCCTCTACCTGCTGGTGATCAAGCCGCCCTTCGGCGTCTCCGCGGCGGAGGCCTACCGGGCGCTCGCCTCGATGCGCGGGGAGGGCCGCCTCCCGGCGGGGCGGGAGAAGCCGATCCCCGCCTCGATCCCGGATGCGGCGGCGCTGGTGCGTCTGCTGCGCAACGACCTCGAGGCGCCGGTGGCCAGCCTCCACCCGATTGCCGGGATCAAGGCCCGACTCCTCGCCGCAGGGGCTCCAGCTGCCCTCATGTCCGGGAGCGGCTCCTGCGTCTTCGGCCTCTTCGGCCGCCCCTCGGATCGGGAGATTTGTTCGAAATCGATTCGGTTGCTGCCGGGCGAAGCCCTTTTCACTGCCGAGACGTTGCAGGCGGCGCCCGGCCTGGCGGAGACTTGA
- a CDS encoding uracil phosphoribosyltransferase, with product MRDHAYDAVSFRLSEMEHRYGPNVHILANPFLLSQLAVLSAKTTQQPAINQLVARLYADLVTTVINAEFPRKQMKVPTRMIDKNPRGMLLGEGIDPETRAVTVNIARAGTLPSQVCYDLLNHLIEPRLVRQDHIVMSRMLDEAQTVVGAGVGGAKIGGDVDDAIVLFPDPMGATGGSLATAIQLYKEKVPGKARRFVCLNLIVTPQFLKRITAEHPDVAVYALRLDRGMSPPDVLATVPGTHWDLESGLDEHQYIVPGAGGLGEIMNNAFV from the coding sequence ATGCGCGACCACGCCTACGACGCGGTCTCCTTCCGGCTCTCCGAGATGGAGCACCGCTACGGCCCCAACGTCCACATCCTCGCCAACCCCTTCCTGCTCTCCCAGCTGGCGGTGCTCTCGGCGAAGACGACGCAGCAGCCGGCGATCAACCAGCTGGTGGCGCGCCTCTACGCGGACCTGGTCACCACGGTGATCAACGCGGAGTTTCCGCGGAAGCAGATGAAGGTGCCGACGCGGATGATCGACAAGAACCCCCGGGGCATGCTCCTCGGCGAGGGGATCGATCCGGAGACGCGGGCGGTCACGGTCAACATCGCCAGGGCCGGCACGCTGCCGAGCCAGGTCTGCTACGACCTGCTCAACCACCTGATCGAGCCGCGGCTGGTCCGGCAGGACCACATCGTGATGAGCCGCATGCTCGACGAGGCACAGACCGTGGTCGGCGCCGGCGTGGGCGGCGCGAAGATCGGCGGCGACGTCGACGACGCCATCGTCCTCTTCCCCGATCCGATGGGCGCCACCGGCGGGTCCCTGGCCACGGCGATCCAGCTCTACAAGGAGAAGGTGCCGGGCAAGGCGCGCCGCTTCGTCTGCCTCAACCTCATCGTCACGCCGCAATTCCTGAAGCGGATCACCGCCGAGCACCCGGACGTCGCGGTCTACGCGCTCCGGCTCGACCGCGGCATGTCGCCGCCCGACGTACTCGCGACCGTCCCGGGCACGCACTGGGACCTCGAGTCGGGCCTCGACGAGCACCAGTACATCGTCCCCGGCGCCGGCGGCCTGGGCGAGATCATGAACAACGCCTTCGTCTGA
- the dapF gene encoding diaminopimelate epimerase: MQRLPFFKFHGLGNDFVVIDRRRAGVDITAAQAQAICDRHFGVGADGVLSLLPADDADFRMHIYNADGSEAEMCGNGIRCVAKHAFDAGLVSGDTVRIATGAGVLACSVQRGADGKVETVTVDMGGPELERERIPVAGSGRMVREAVRAGDRTFEITAVSMGNPHAVIFGEGIATVEFATSYGPLLERNGELFPRRTNVEFAQLRDGGIDVVVWERGCGITLACGTGACATAVAAVVNGLAKEGEEIPVRLPGGPLAITVEPGLGRVWMRGPAQLVFTGELSLY; encoded by the coding sequence ATGCAGCGACTGCCCTTCTTCAAATTCCACGGCCTCGGCAACGACTTCGTCGTCATCGACCGCCGCCGCGCCGGCGTCGACATCACCGCCGCGCAGGCCCAGGCGATCTGCGATCGCCATTTCGGCGTCGGCGCCGACGGCGTCCTCAGCCTGCTGCCCGCAGACGATGCCGACTTCCGCATGCACATCTACAACGCCGACGGCAGCGAAGCGGAGATGTGCGGCAACGGCATCCGCTGCGTGGCCAAGCATGCCTTCGATGCGGGGCTCGTCTCCGGCGACACGGTGCGGATCGCCACCGGCGCCGGCGTGCTCGCCTGCAGCGTGCAGCGCGGGGCCGACGGCAAGGTGGAGACGGTGACCGTCGACATGGGCGGCCCCGAGCTCGAGCGGGAGCGGATCCCCGTCGCCGGCAGCGGCAGGATGGTGCGCGAGGCCGTGCGGGCGGGGGATCGCACCTTCGAGATCACCGCGGTTTCGATGGGCAACCCGCACGCCGTGATCTTCGGCGAGGGGATCGCCACGGTGGAATTCGCCACCAGCTACGGTCCGCTCCTCGAGCGCAACGGCGAGCTCTTCCCGCGGCGCACCAACGTCGAGTTCGCGCAGCTGCGCGACGGCGGCATCGACGTGGTGGTCTGGGAGCGCGGCTGCGGGATCACCCTCGCCTGCGGCACCGGCGCCTGTGCCACGGCAGTGGCTGCGGTGGTGAACGGCCTGGCGAAGGAAGGCGAGGAGATCCCGGTGCGTCTGCCCGGCGGTCCCCTCGCGATCACGGTGGAGCCGGGGCTGGGACGGGTCTGGATGCGCGGCCCCGCCCAGCTCGTCTTCACCGGCGAGCTCTCGCTCTACTGA
- a CDS encoding thymidine kinase: MHHVPRDTGWIEVICGPMFSGKTEELIRRLKRAQIARQRVQVFKPGIDDRYAAGSIVSHSAQQLASQSISRAEQVLAMVHPETEVVGIDEVQFLEGDVVGVCETLADAGCRVVVAGLDQDYTGKPFEPMPVLLALAEYITKQLAICVRCGNPAGRSQRLVAEGTRVVVGAAESYEARCRSCHSQPVEQLSLPGTRRA, translated from the coding sequence ATGCACCACGTACCGCGCGACACCGGCTGGATCGAGGTGATCTGCGGCCCGATGTTCTCGGGGAAGACCGAGGAGCTGATCCGCCGCCTCAAGCGGGCGCAGATCGCCCGGCAGCGGGTGCAGGTCTTCAAGCCCGGGATCGACGACCGCTACGCAGCGGGCAGCATCGTCAGCCACAGCGCCCAGCAGCTCGCGTCCCAGTCGATCAGCCGGGCCGAGCAGGTCCTCGCGATGGTCCATCCCGAGACCGAGGTGGTGGGGATCGACGAGGTGCAGTTCCTCGAGGGCGACGTGGTCGGGGTCTGCGAGACCCTCGCCGACGCAGGCTGCCGGGTGGTGGTGGCGGGCCTCGACCAGGATTACACCGGCAAGCCCTTCGAGCCGATGCCGGTGCTGCTGGCGCTGGCCGAGTACATCACCAAGCAGCTGGCGATCTGCGTGCGCTGCGGAAACCCGGCGGGCCGCTCCCAGCGGCTGGTGGCCGAGGGCACCCGGGTGGTGGTCGGGGCCGCCGAGTCCTACGAGGCCCGCTGCCGCTCGTGCCACAGCCAGCCGGTGGAGCAGCTCAGCCTGCCCGGCACCCGCCGCGCCTGA
- a CDS encoding cytochrome B6, whose translation MASQRRMRQAAFAGVGVFLLAGAAVFAASPSHGQTPRTKTQSEVPVRGKTSYAPVALEESFQEIYERGRKAKPKEMKEQQDLLRARYDLSDRPVAGVTMSRGKPVQGGVRVKLPQGVTWDQLASMTPEEIKRRGVFPQGFLPLPHAFHEEGGMVFPAHHIEEVLEQEQRNLERFDVEFDIPTHFLPEFPPPIFLTTRPDLGDVSQGKVVTTQNFFELFNGVLNPKQLEGVRLLVSQFPQQQFNLTNDRRSEKPSLGVTCFDCHTNGHTNAAFHLVGDIRPTPFRRRIDTPSLRGVNQQRLFGSQRALRTVEDFTEFEQRAAYFDGDIVIAQKKGVNFLERGSEVHAMAEFQEILDFPPAPKLDPFMRLIPAKATDAEKRGEQIFYGKGRCAECHPPPIFSDNFMHDLQTGRFFEPKLINGRMAVMDGAIKTFPLRGIKDSPPYLHDGRLLTLDDTVEFFNVVLALQLAENEKKDLVAFLYTL comes from the coding sequence ATGGCATCGCAGCGGCGGATGCGCCAGGCGGCGTTCGCAGGGGTGGGGGTCTTCCTCCTGGCGGGAGCGGCGGTCTTCGCCGCCTCGCCCAGCCACGGCCAGACCCCCCGGACCAAGACGCAGTCGGAGGTGCCGGTCCGGGGAAAGACCAGCTACGCGCCGGTGGCCCTCGAGGAATCCTTCCAGGAGATCTACGAGCGGGGCCGGAAGGCGAAGCCGAAGGAGATGAAGGAGCAGCAGGACCTGCTCCGGGCGCGCTACGACCTCTCCGACCGACCGGTCGCCGGGGTGACGATGTCCCGGGGCAAGCCGGTGCAGGGCGGGGTCCGGGTCAAGCTGCCGCAGGGCGTCACCTGGGATCAGCTCGCCTCGATGACCCCGGAGGAGATCAAGCGCCGCGGCGTCTTCCCGCAGGGCTTCCTCCCGCTGCCCCATGCCTTCCACGAGGAGGGCGGCATGGTCTTCCCGGCGCACCACATCGAGGAGGTGCTCGAGCAGGAGCAACGGAACCTCGAGCGCTTCGACGTCGAATTCGACATCCCCACCCACTTCCTCCCCGAATTCCCGCCGCCGATCTTCCTGACCACCCGGCCGGATCTCGGCGACGTCTCCCAGGGCAAGGTGGTCACCACCCAGAACTTCTTCGAGCTCTTCAACGGCGTGCTCAACCCCAAGCAGCTCGAGGGCGTGCGCCTGCTCGTCTCGCAGTTCCCGCAGCAGCAATTCAACCTGACCAACGACCGGCGCAGCGAGAAGCCGAGCCTGGGCGTCACCTGCTTCGACTGCCACACCAACGGCCACACCAACGCCGCCTTCCACCTCGTCGGCGACATCCGGCCCACGCCCTTCCGGCGCCGGATCGACACGCCTTCTCTGCGCGGCGTGAACCAGCAGCGGCTCTTCGGCTCGCAGCGCGCCCTGCGCACGGTGGAGGACTTCACCGAGTTCGAGCAGCGCGCCGCCTACTTCGACGGCGACATCGTCATCGCGCAGAAAAAGGGGGTGAACTTCCTCGAGCGCGGCAGCGAGGTCCACGCCATGGCGGAGTTCCAGGAGATCCTCGACTTCCCGCCGGCGCCGAAGCTCGACCCCTTCATGCGGCTCATCCCGGCGAAGGCCACCGACGCCGAGAAGCGGGGCGAGCAGATCTTCTACGGCAAGGGCCGCTGCGCCGAATGCCACCCGCCGCCGATCTTCAGCGACAATTTCATGCACGACCTGCAGACCGGCCGCTTCTTCGAGCCGAAGCTGATCAACGGCCGGATGGCGGTGATGGACGGGGCGATCAAGACCTTCCCCCTGCGCGGGATCAAGGACAGCCCGCCCTATCTCCACGACGGGCGGCTCCTCACCCTCGACGACACGGTGGAGTTCTTCAACGTCGTCCTCGCCCTGCAGCTCGCCGAGAACGAGAAGAAGGACCTCGTCGCCTTCCTCTACACGCTCTGA
- a CDS encoding M16 family metallopeptidase, giving the protein MIADRIQHHNDVLENGLRVVTVETPHLHSAMLAIYVRSGSRHERPEIMGVSHFLEHMFFRGSEKFRDTVDMNARVEAVGGNLNGVTTRDHGYYYTPLHPSKLEVAFEVLGDMLTRPLLVEIETERQIILEEMLDEVDDTGRDIDLDNLSKAVLFAGNGLSHKIAGTPKTVRRIQLADLEEHHRRMYTTGNMVVAVAGPVKREQVLELAGRTLGMLPRGEAASEIAPAPPPPGPTVHLVEHEDSQQTELRLNFIGPPEHHEDFPALIIARRVLDDGLSSRLPFQVVEKRGLAYALHAGMDTFADVGIFEIEAACAHAKVPKVLTAIAEVLGGLADQGPTAEELERAKLRHRMGLEFALDSVSELAGWFGGTELWRPAETFEARAARVEAVTIEDVRRVCTRVLSRQNLHLVAVGRGGGRAETRLKRLASELPLPR; this is encoded by the coding sequence TTGATCGCCGATCGGATCCAGCACCACAACGACGTCCTCGAAAACGGCCTCCGCGTCGTCACCGTGGAGACGCCGCACCTGCACTCGGCGATGCTCGCCATCTACGTCCGGTCCGGCTCGCGGCACGAGCGCCCGGAGATCATGGGCGTCTCCCACTTCCTCGAGCACATGTTCTTCCGTGGCTCGGAGAAGTTCCGCGACACCGTGGACATGAACGCCCGGGTCGAGGCGGTGGGCGGGAACCTGAACGGCGTCACCACCCGCGATCACGGCTACTACTACACGCCGCTCCACCCCTCGAAGCTCGAGGTGGCCTTCGAGGTCCTGGGCGACATGCTCACCAGGCCGCTGCTGGTGGAGATCGAGACCGAGCGGCAGATCATCCTCGAGGAGATGCTCGACGAGGTCGACGACACCGGCCGCGACATCGATCTCGACAACCTCTCGAAGGCGGTGCTCTTCGCGGGCAACGGCCTCTCCCACAAGATCGCCGGCACGCCGAAGACGGTGAGGCGGATCCAGCTCGCGGATCTCGAGGAGCACCACCGCCGGATGTACACCACCGGCAACATGGTGGTGGCGGTGGCGGGGCCGGTGAAGCGAGAGCAGGTGCTCGAGCTGGCCGGCCGCACCCTCGGCATGCTGCCCCGCGGCGAGGCGGCCTCGGAGATCGCCCCCGCCCCGCCGCCGCCGGGCCCCACCGTCCACCTCGTAGAGCACGAGGATTCCCAGCAGACCGAGCTGCGGCTCAACTTCATCGGGCCCCCGGAGCACCACGAGGATTTCCCCGCGCTGATCATCGCGCGGCGCGTCCTCGACGACGGCCTCTCCTCGCGCCTTCCCTTCCAGGTGGTGGAGAAGCGCGGCCTCGCCTACGCCCTGCACGCCGGCATGGACACCTTCGCCGACGTCGGCATCTTCGAGATCGAGGCGGCGTGCGCCCACGCCAAGGTGCCGAAGGTCCTCACCGCCATCGCCGAGGTCCTCGGGGGTCTCGCCGATCAGGGTCCCACCGCCGAGGAGCTCGAGCGGGCGAAGCTGCGCCACCGGATGGGGCTCGAATTCGCCCTCGACTCGGTCTCGGAGCTCGCCGGCTGGTTCGGCGGCACCGAGCTCTGGCGCCCGGCGGAGACCTTCGAGGCCCGCGCCGCGCGGGTGGAGGCGGTGACCATCGAGGACGTGCGGCGGGTCTGCACCAGGGTGCTCTCCCGGCAGAACCTCCACCTCGTCGCGGTGGGCCGCGGCGGCGGCAGGGCCGAGACCCGGCTCAAGCGCCTCGCCTCCGAGCTTCCGCTCCCGCGGTAG
- a CDS encoding helix-turn-helix transcriptional regulator has product MSLLDRTLAALRQAIDAPLLLVDGAAAFLGPASSRAAGLRWEEVARRLLREEAGLRVEGGPGFFAVIDGSPLPDGLAPLLAAARPCSAGHVALAAALGDAAAPWALFEGGRLAWATPGLWLCLGIGDGARLGSLFVHPDAPSRAADLERAVAGGALPFGTEIVQLPDGCSVLRPRDLAASLAEARVERLAASWGLTPAERRELEHLRHGRTSKEAATLEGISPETNRQRRRQIFAKARVSSAGALRAALEGLPHAGRRGA; this is encoded by the coding sequence GTGAGCCTGCTCGATCGCACCCTGGCGGCGCTGCGGCAGGCGATCGACGCGCCGCTGCTCCTGGTCGACGGCGCCGCCGCCTTCCTCGGGCCGGCGAGCAGCAGGGCAGCGGGCCTGCGCTGGGAGGAGGTCGCGCGCCGGCTTCTGCGGGAGGAGGCGGGGCTGCGGGTCGAAGGCGGCCCCGGCTTCTTCGCGGTGATCGACGGATCGCCGCTGCCGGATGGGCTCGCGCCGCTCCTGGCGGCGGCCCGTCCCTGCTCAGCGGGGCACGTGGCCCTCGCCGCAGCGCTGGGGGATGCGGCGGCGCCCTGGGCGCTCTTCGAGGGCGGCCGCCTCGCCTGGGCGACGCCGGGCCTCTGGCTCTGCCTCGGAATCGGCGACGGCGCCAGGCTGGGCAGCCTCTTCGTCCACCCCGATGCGCCGTCGCGGGCGGCGGATCTCGAGCGGGCGGTGGCGGGCGGTGCGCTGCCCTTCGGCACGGAGATCGTCCAGCTGCCCGATGGCTGCAGCGTCTTGCGCCCCAGGGACCTCGCCGCCTCGCTGGCGGAGGCGCGGGTCGAGCGGTTGGCTGCGAGCTGGGGCCTCACGCCGGCGGAGCGGCGGGAGCTCGAGCACCTGCGCCACGGCCGCACGAGCAAGGAGGCGGCGACCCTCGAAGGGATCTCCCCCGAGACGAACCGGCAGCGGCGGCGGCAGATCTTCGCCAAGGCGCGGGTCTCGAGCGCAGGCGCGCTCCGTGCGGCGTTGGAGGGGCTCCCCCACGCAGGCAGGCGAGGCGCCTGA
- a CDS encoding ribose-phosphate pyrophosphokinase, with protein sequence MSRDFKVFSGNSNPQLARDICAYLQRPLSRAEVSRFSDGEINVEIGENARGIDCFLVQSTSRPTNDHLMELLVMIDALKRASAGSITAVIPYYGYARQDRKVAPRTPITAKLVADLITSAGADRVLSMDMHAGQIQGFFNIPFDHLYAAPVLVEHMKKKVENPDDVVIVSPDAGGVERARAYSKRLGCTLAIVDKRRAKANVAEVMNLIGDVSGKHAILLDDMIDTAGTLANAAAALVEKGATRVSAYAVHPVFSGPAIQRLTDSVIDEVVVADTIPLSEAAQACPKIKALSVAKLFGEAIRRIHSADSLSSLFL encoded by the coding sequence ATGAGTCGCGATTTCAAGGTCTTCTCGGGCAACTCGAATCCGCAGCTCGCGCGGGACATCTGCGCGTACCTGCAGCGCCCGCTCTCGCGGGCCGAGGTTTCCCGCTTCTCCGACGGCGAGATCAACGTCGAGATCGGGGAGAACGCCCGTGGCATCGACTGCTTCCTGGTGCAGTCGACTTCGAGGCCCACCAACGATCATCTGATGGAGCTGCTGGTGATGATCGACGCGCTCAAGCGCGCGTCCGCCGGCTCCATCACCGCGGTGATCCCCTACTACGGCTACGCCCGGCAGGATCGGAAGGTGGCCCCGCGCACCCCGATCACCGCCAAGCTGGTCGCCGACCTGATCACCTCGGCCGGTGCCGACCGCGTCCTCTCCATGGACATGCACGCCGGCCAGATCCAGGGCTTCTTCAACATCCCCTTCGATCACCTCTACGCGGCGCCGGTGCTCGTCGAGCACATGAAGAAGAAGGTCGAGAACCCGGACGACGTGGTGATCGTCTCGCCCGACGCCGGCGGCGTCGAGCGCGCCCGCGCCTACTCCAAGCGCCTCGGCTGCACCCTCGCCATCGTCGACAAGCGCCGCGCCAAGGCCAACGTCGCCGAGGTGATGAACCTCATCGGTGACGTCAGCGGCAAGCACGCCATCCTCCTCGACGACATGATCGACACCGCCGGCACCCTGGCGAACGCCGCAGCGGCGCTGGTCGAGAAGGGCGCCACCCGCGTCTCCGCCTACGCCGTCCACCCGGTCTTCTCGGGCCCGGCGATCCAGCGTCTCACCGACTCGGTGATCGACGAGGTGGTGGTGGCCGACACCATCCCCTTGAGCGAGGCGGCGCAGGCCTGCCCGAAGATCAAGGCGCTCTCCGTCGCCAAGCTCTTCGGCGAGGCGATCCGCCGCATCCACTCCGCCGACTCCCTCTCGTCGCTTTTCCTCTGA
- a CDS encoding carboxypeptidase regulatory-like domain-containing protein: MRRYLLPLLALAGVALWLLWPEARPAPRAPVRPAGADETPAVQVLAAQSEAQLEGRVLDPAGAAVAGAEVRALLEERVIGSATTDGAGRWRIGGLGGGDYLLLCSSGHLASGPLGPVPLAPGETLGGLDLHLEAAATLAGTVRDGATGATIEGARLEAAGLVATSDRAGRFRLAGLPAGPVILRAGAKGYERRTHPLVLEGRAVTGLELHLRRGATVRGTVLDGERKVAGALVRALRYRLESGGDEAVLATSGPDGSFLLDAPAGLVEIEAVAADGRTGRSAPLDLAPGASAEGIEVHLDTAAELAGRVVDAAGNGAPFAEVRAASLAGAILASAAADAAGRFAFATLPAGLLRVVAQHGGATGLSAPVAAGGPEVIVRLGAGSLAGSVVDAAGNGVPGAQLVAWAEGAPRAAAAVVGSDGQGAFRFEGLPDGPLRVEAVHEGRRAEARNLFPGGTPLRLVLGSGHLVGVVHLAGRPATDFTVAASPAEPGRAGGTAQRLVSPDGSFRLPLPPGRYEVRAGVEGGGTARALAEVPGAGDSDELLLEIAEGGVVEGVVREEGSGAPIPGVRLSLERTRTFAFGQAGDVPGAPQAVSGADGAFRLGGLPTGRRVPIFAWKPGYRPTRPAVVEPAEGRAERLEIVLTPGENEGEQAFGGVGITLGAWRGALVAADVVEGGPGWEAGVRRGDRILAVDGAAVDAKQVGAVAERIRGPVGTPVLLDLVRGESYFRAAPLRAELRF, encoded by the coding sequence ATGCGCCGCTACCTTCTCCCCCTCCTCGCCCTCGCCGGCGTCGCCCTCTGGCTCCTCTGGCCGGAGGCGCGACCTGCACCTCGTGCGCCCGTTCGCCCCGCTGGCGCGGACGAGACGCCGGCGGTCCAGGTGCTTGCGGCGCAGAGCGAGGCGCAGCTCGAGGGGCGGGTGCTCGACCCTGCAGGGGCCGCGGTGGCAGGCGCCGAGGTACGGGCGCTCCTCGAGGAACGGGTGATCGGCAGCGCCACCACCGACGGCGCGGGGCGCTGGCGGATCGGCGGGCTGGGCGGCGGCGACTACCTCCTGCTCTGCAGCAGCGGCCACCTCGCCTCGGGCCCGCTCGGCCCCGTGCCCCTCGCGCCCGGCGAGACGCTGGGGGGCCTCGACCTGCACCTGGAAGCGGCGGCGACCCTTGCCGGCACCGTACGCGACGGCGCCACCGGCGCGACGATCGAGGGCGCGCGGCTCGAGGCGGCGGGGCTCGTCGCGACCAGCGATCGCGCCGGGCGCTTCCGGCTCGCAGGCCTGCCGGCGGGGCCGGTGATCCTCCGCGCCGGGGCGAAGGGCTACGAGCGCCGCACCCATCCCCTCGTCCTCGAGGGCAGGGCGGTCACCGGCCTCGAGCTCCACCTCCGCCGCGGCGCCACCGTGCGCGGCACCGTGCTCGACGGCGAGCGCAAGGTGGCCGGCGCGTTGGTCCGGGCGCTCCGCTACCGCCTCGAGTCCGGCGGCGACGAGGCGGTCCTCGCCACCAGCGGCCCCGACGGCAGCTTCCTCCTCGACGCACCTGCTGGCCTGGTGGAGATCGAGGCGGTCGCCGCCGACGGGCGGACCGGCAGGAGCGCCCCCCTCGACCTCGCGCCCGGCGCAAGCGCCGAGGGGATCGAAGTCCACCTCGACACGGCGGCGGAGCTGGCGGGACGGGTGGTCGATGCCGCCGGCAACGGCGCCCCCTTCGCCGAGGTGCGGGCCGCCTCCCTCGCTGGCGCGATCCTCGCCAGCGCCGCCGCCGATGCAGCAGGCCGCTTCGCCTTCGCCACGCTGCCCGCCGGCCTCCTCCGGGTGGTGGCGCAGCACGGGGGCGCCACCGGCCTCTCCGCGCCGGTGGCTGCAGGCGGCCCCGAGGTGATCGTGCGCCTGGGCGCCGGCAGCCTCGCCGGCAGCGTCGTCGATGCAGCGGGCAACGGCGTCCCGGGGGCGCAGCTCGTCGCCTGGGCGGAGGGCGCGCCGCGCGCCGCCGCGGCGGTGGTCGGCAGCGACGGGCAGGGCGCCTTCCGCTTCGAGGGACTCCCCGATGGCCCGCTCCGGGTCGAGGCGGTCCACGAGGGGCGGCGCGCCGAGGCCCGGAACCTCTTCCCCGGCGGCACGCCGCTGCGCCTCGTGCTCGGCAGCGGCCACCTCGTCGGCGTCGTCCACCTGGCGGGACGGCCCGCCACCGACTTCACGGTCGCCGCCTCGCCGGCGGAGCCGGGCAGGGCCGGCGGCACGGCGCAGCGCCTCGTCTCCCCCGACGGCAGCTTCCGGCTTCCGCTTCCGCCCGGGCGCTACGAGGTCCGGGCCGGGGTCGAAGGCGGCGGCACCGCCCGGGCGCTGGCCGAGGTGCCGGGGGCCGGCGATTCGGACGAGCTCCTCCTCGAGATCGCCGAGGGCGGCGTCGTGGAGGGGGTGGTGCGCGAGGAGGGGAGCGGCGCGCCGATCCCCGGCGTGCGCCTCTCCCTGGAGCGGACCCGCACCTTCGCCTTCGGCCAGGCCGGCGACGTCCCCGGCGCGCCGCAGGCGGTGAGCGGCGCCGACGGGGCCTTCCGCCTGGGCGGGCTCCCCACCGGGCGGCGGGTGCCGATCTTCGCCTGGAAGCCGGGCTATCGGCCCACCCGACCGGCGGTGGTGGAGCCGGCGGAGGGCAGGGCGGAGCGGCTCGAGATCGTTCTCACTCCCGGTGAGAACGAGGGTGAGCAGGCCTTCGGCGGCGTGGGGATCACCCTGGGCGCCTGGCGCGGCGCCCTGGTCGCAGCGGACGTGGTCGAGGGTGGCCCCGGCTGGGAAGCCGGGGTGCGCCGCGGCGACCGGATCCTCGCGGTGGACGGCGCTGCCGTCGACGCAAAGCAGGTCGGCGCCGTGGCCGAGCGGATCCGGGGGCCGGTGGGAACGCCGGTGCTCCTCGACCTCGTCCGCGGCGAGAGCTACTTCCGCGCCGCGCCCCTTCGTGCGGAGCTTCGTTTTTGA